The genome window CTATACAAATCGAAAGCTATCAATATTGACAAACTTCGATATGACCTGATAAAGTGTTTACTGTAGCATAAATGCCAACCATGCCAGTTCAGCCAATGCCAGTTCAGCCACCCACACTTGACCAGGCAGTCGAGCAGCCAAAACAGGGATGCTGTAGGGCGATCGCTTCTACAAGCCTCTCCGAAGCACAAGCTCAAAAATATGCTGAATGGTTTAAGGTGCTAGCAGACCCCACTCGTTTACGAATTCTCAACCTGCTAGCGCAAAATAAGGAACCTTTGTGCGTCTGCGATATTGTGGATCAGTTTGATCTGGGACAACCTACCATTTCTCATCACCTCAAGTTGTTGCGAAACACCTGCTTCGTCAAAACTGAGCGACGAGCTAACTTCATTTATTACAGCATCAATCACGAGTGCATTCCTGCGCTCCCCCAAGCGGCTCAGCAGATTATGGGCATCTAACATTCGTCCCAAAAGCCCTTCTGACAACAGCCCACCTCAAAATATTGAATATCGTCAATATTCAATAAACCCCGTTCTCACATCCTACTCAAATCGTTCTAACTTAGGAGATTAGCCATGACTACATTGAAGACCCACGTCGCACTCAGAGTTGCCAATCTGGACAAGTCCATCGCCTTTTATCAGGCAATGTTTGGAGTGTCTCCGGTAAAGCATAAAGTTGACTATGCCAAGTTTGATCTGGAGAACCCTGCTCTCAACCTGACATTGAATACAGCCGAGACAATCCAACCGCAGGGAACACTCTCTCACCTGGGCATTCAGGTAGGCAGCACTGAAGACGTACAGGCGGCGATCGCCCGTTTTGCGAAGGCAGGTCTGAATCTATTTGAAGAGAAGAACACCGACTGTTGTTATGCCCTGCAAGACAAAGTTTGGGTGACAGACCCCGACGGCAACCGTTGGGAGGTCTTTGTTGTCAAAGTAAGCGACACAGCCCCGGAAGAAACGATTAGTTTGAATCCATCCCAGATGTCTGGTCAGCCTCAAGGGGTCAAATCCTGCTGCGCTTAGGCTTTGTTAAGAGCGGTTAGACCAAAGGATTGCATCATGGCAGTGTCTGTCATGATGCAATTCAATCGCCATGTTTGTCAATTGGATGCGTGATTGGGGCGATCGCTAAGCAGAACCTGCTCTCCAGCATCATTGTCACCATCATCGGCATCGCAGCTGATCTCCATGGGGAAACTAAATGACCTCTGGTCAGTAAGCTATAGCAAACTCTTGCCCAAACGTTGATGGTAATCTTTCGAGTAATCAAAGTGTTGTTTGTAACAATCTGATTAGCTTAACAAAAGTTAATATAATACGAATGACTATAGTTCTATGAGAGATACATCATGGCAGGATTGTTTGGTTTTTTTGGCAAAAAGAAGACCGATGAGGGGCAAGCCACTCCACAAGATAATGGCAAGCCACAAGCTTACTTTTTAGACGCAGATGATGCCAAAACTCTGGGCAATATCGAATACATGAGAACTGCCAAGATGATTAAGCACACGTTTCCTAAGACTGCAAGCAGTAAGAGTGGCTTTGAATCTGTCGTGCAAGTGTCGTCAATGGGAATGACCTCCGGCGAGTTGCAAGCGGCAATTGAAACCGCTGAAGCAATCACACAAGCGATGGAAACAAATGGTGCTGCTATTAATGGTTTTACCAGCAATGGCGCAGCACCCAAAGCCGAGAGTAACGGTGCTGCTGAGCGTCGTCGCAGCGATAGCGATAGCAGCATGGACATGTTCCGCAACATGGCACGCGACATTCGGAAACGTTAACAGTTATTCAATCGTCTTCATCTAGCTTGCTGGGTACAGAGTACTGTGCCCTTTTTTCGTGTCTAGAAAAATGCTAGGAGATTCAAGATGTCAAATCATGTCACGTCTCTACCCATTGCCAGGTTGAATGTGTTATGCAGGAGCCAAATATTATACTTACACTCTCAAAATCGGCTATTGTTCTATGGCTGTTTATCCATCTTGTCCAATCTATCGGATTCCCGACAAGCTATCGCTCTTTGGTCAGCGATTAGTAGATACAGGATGGCTAGAGTTTGAGCAGATGCTTCAGGTTGAGAGAGAATCGCGCCAATCAAATGAATCAGTTATCACCTCTGTTGAACGGCTTATTGGTCGCCCACTCTCGGCTGATGTAAAGCAAATGTATAAGCAACTCAGCTTATTTGAATTAAAACTTCTCCATTGTGTTGAACCATTTGTTTTCGAGAATTCAGGAATTACGATCAACCAAGTTTCTGAATTAATTGACACGTTAATTCCAATTGATATTTGTCGTCGCTATCGCTTAGTACCTCTCTTCAAAATAGAACATGGACCAACCTCACTCCTAGTGGCAATGGTTAATCCAAATGATTTGGCGGCTCAAGATGATTTAAATAGAATTTTGCGGCCTCAAGGATTATTGCTTAAACGCCTGGTGATTCCTGTAGAAGATTATCAGCAAATTATTTCTCAATATCTAGATAACCAGTTTGATCAGCAGAAACAGCTTGATCTGCAATCTAAGTTTGACTCTAAAGCTGACCTCGACGAGCTAGAATATCTTGGTCTAGAAGAGATAATAGACGATGCTAATGTAGACTTGAAAATCGCCTTGACCGATGGAGAAGCTGAACCAGTTGTTGCATTGGTTAACAAAATCCTGGTTCAAGCACTTCAAGAAGAGGTTTCAAACATTCACGTTGAGCCTCAGAAGGAATATCTTCGGATTCGATTTCGTAAATATGGGGTGTTGAGGGATGCGGTTGACCCCTTACCCAAGAAAATTATCCCCGCGGTGACCGCTCGCCTCAAAGTAATTGCTGATCTGGATATTTTAGAGAAGTGCTCACCTCAAACTGGTAAAATCTATCGAATTTTCGATGGACGTAAAATTGAATTTGATGTCAGTACACTTCCCAGTCGATGCGGCGAAGGGATTGTCTTAACTCTGGTAAATCGGTCACTACCTCCTGTCTCATTAGAAAATATCTTCCCTCACTCATCCAGTAGACAAAGCGTGCAAGAGATGATTGCACACTCGCATGGATTACTGTTAGTTGTAGGAGTACCTGGTTCTAGCAAAATAACCACCCTCTACTCCTTACTTGCTCAACGAAATACTGTAGACAGTCGGATTATTACATTTGAAGAAGTAGTTCAATATTTTTTAGAAGGGATTACTCAAGTACAACTGCCCATCGAGAACCGCAAAGACTATATCAACGCTTGTTTGCGACAAGATCCAGATATCGTTCTGATAGATGAGTTGTGCGATCGCCAAACTACTGAAATAGCCATCAACGCCGCTCGTTCAAAATGTCTCGTACTATCTACCATCAATGCATCTAATCCAGTGATGGCAGTTCAGCAACTGCTCGATATGGGAATCGAACCTTATAGATTCAATCGAAGTTTGATTGGAGTGATTGGGCAACATCTTCTACGTAAATTGTGTGAGGAATGCCGCATTGCTTATACCCCCCTTTCTGAAGAACGAGTTCGATTTGGCATTTCTGAAACTAACCCAGAAGAAACATTCTATCGGGCGAATAGCTTACACCCTCAAGAAATCAAAACAACTAAAGCTGAAGGGACTTTGTGTCAAAACTGTTGTAGAGTGGGTTACAAAGGTCAGATTGCCGTTCATGAAATTCTGCGAATGAGTCCTGTTTTGCAACAACTTCTCATTCAAAAACCGTCTGTTGAAGCTTTTCACGCAACTGCTCAAGCAGAGGGAATGCAAACTTATTTAGACAATGGCTTCGAGTTAGCACGACAAGGCTTGACTTCATTGGATGAACTTGAACAGTTGCTTAAGCATCAGTATTAAAACCAATGAGTATATCCTTAACTGCAATTACTTTCCTCCTGCAATGTCTATAAGCGAACCAGTGGTGTACGACGCTTCATCCGATAACAGCCACAAAATCGCCTGTGCGACTTCGATCGCCTGTCCCCCTCGCCTCATAGGAACCGACTCTTTAACCCGCTCCACTCG of Oscillatoria sp. FACHB-1407 contains these proteins:
- a CDS encoding ArsR/SmtB family transcription factor, giving the protein MPVQPMPVQPPTLDQAVEQPKQGCCRAIASTSLSEAQAQKYAEWFKVLADPTRLRILNLLAQNKEPLCVCDIVDQFDLGQPTISHHLKLLRNTCFVKTERRANFIYYSINHECIPALPQAAQQIMGI
- a CDS encoding ArsI/CadI family heavy metal resistance metalloenzyme, with amino-acid sequence MTTLKTHVALRVANLDKSIAFYQAMFGVSPVKHKVDYAKFDLENPALNLTLNTAETIQPQGTLSHLGIQVGSTEDVQAAIARFAKAGLNLFEEKNTDCCYALQDKVWVTDPDGNRWEVFVVKVSDTAPEETISLNPSQMSGQPQGVKSCCA
- a CDS encoding GspE/PulE family protein, which produces MAVYPSCPIYRIPDKLSLFGQRLVDTGWLEFEQMLQVERESRQSNESVITSVERLIGRPLSADVKQMYKQLSLFELKLLHCVEPFVFENSGITINQVSELIDTLIPIDICRRYRLVPLFKIEHGPTSLLVAMVNPNDLAAQDDLNRILRPQGLLLKRLVIPVEDYQQIISQYLDNQFDQQKQLDLQSKFDSKADLDELEYLGLEEIIDDANVDLKIALTDGEAEPVVALVNKILVQALQEEVSNIHVEPQKEYLRIRFRKYGVLRDAVDPLPKKIIPAVTARLKVIADLDILEKCSPQTGKIYRIFDGRKIEFDVSTLPSRCGEGIVLTLVNRSLPPVSLENIFPHSSSRQSVQEMIAHSHGLLLVVGVPGSSKITTLYSLLAQRNTVDSRIITFEEVVQYFLEGITQVQLPIENRKDYINACLRQDPDIVLIDELCDRQTTEIAINAARSKCLVLSTINASNPVMAVQQLLDMGIEPYRFNRSLIGVIGQHLLRKLCEECRIAYTPLSEERVRFGISETNPEETFYRANSLHPQEIKTTKAEGTLCQNCCRVGYKGQIAVHEILRMSPVLQQLLIQKPSVEAFHATAQAEGMQTYLDNGFELARQGLTSLDELEQLLKHQY